In the Carboxydothermus hydrogenoformans Z-2901 genome, one interval contains:
- the infB gene encoding translation initiation factor IF-2 — translation MRKKRVFEIAKELNMESKEVINRLKAIGVEVKSHMSTVENHHLNLLLKALNREKEEKEKKEQEKKQVEQKAEAQKLQSHPQRPKEQQQSKQGGQSRPREQRSDRPQGQRYAGNQRPEPRDKDKGRRPGEQRSFNQNRPRDDRRRFDKERGVQGPKPFGEKKERPPFPREKKKGVLPAIPKPEAPKGENKEPERRKGAPDKKREWEKALKKEEKVFALEEKKLNLKKEKKQEKQEKQEPVAAEPKAIVIPERMTVQEFAKIMGKSAAEVIKKLMSYGILATINQEIDADTATIIATDFGYEVTVEKEEKEDIWLLEETPDDPESLEPRPPIVTVMGHVDHGKTSLLDAIRQTNVTATEAGGITQHIGAYQVEHNGRKITFIDTPGHEAFTAMRARGAQVTDIAILVVAADDGVMPQTVEAINHAKAAGVPIIVAVNKIDKPNAQPDRVKQQLTEYGLIPEAWGGDTVFVEVSALKKIGIEELLEMILLVADLKELKANPNKPARGTVIEAKLDKGRGPVATVLVQSGTLNVGDVVVVGLTYGRVRALMDDKGRRVKKATPSMPVEVLGLNDVPSAGDILVVVDDEKTARTLAEKRQEQKREEELRASSKVSLEDLFKHIQEGKIKELNIVLKADVHGSVEAIKQSLSRLSTEEVKVNVIHSGVGAITETDIMLASASNAIVIGFNVRPDSNARKLAETEKIDVRVYRIIYELLDDIKAAMAGLLEPEQKEVVLGRAEVRKTFKASKVGTIAGLYVLEGKITRSAKVRVIRDGIVIHEGNVESLKRFKDDVREVAQGYECGLTIEKFNDIREGDIIEAFTIEEVKRTLE, via the coding sequence ATGCGCAAAAAGCGTGTTTTTGAAATTGCCAAAGAGTTAAACATGGAAAGTAAGGAAGTTATCAATCGTTTAAAGGCAATTGGGGTTGAAGTAAAATCCCACATGAGTACAGTAGAAAATCACCATTTAAATCTTCTGTTAAAAGCTTTAAACCGGGAAAAAGAAGAAAAAGAAAAAAAGGAGCAGGAAAAGAAGCAGGTGGAGCAAAAAGCTGAAGCCCAGAAGCTCCAGTCTCACCCCCAGAGGCCAAAAGAGCAGCAACAATCAAAGCAAGGGGGTCAAAGCCGCCCGCGGGAACAGCGGTCTGACCGGCCCCAGGGCCAAAGGTATGCCGGTAATCAACGACCGGAACCCAGGGATAAGGACAAGGGTCGCCGACCGGGTGAACAGCGCTCATTTAACCAAAATCGCCCGAGGGATGACCGGCGGCGTTTTGATAAAGAGCGGGGAGTTCAGGGGCCAAAACCCTTTGGAGAGAAAAAGGAGCGTCCGCCTTTCCCCAGGGAGAAGAAGAAGGGAGTACTTCCGGCAATTCCCAAACCTGAAGCTCCTAAAGGTGAAAATAAAGAACCGGAAAGGAGAAAGGGTGCTCCGGATAAAAAACGGGAGTGGGAAAAGGCTTTAAAGAAGGAAGAAAAAGTTTTTGCTCTGGAAGAAAAGAAATTGAATCTGAAAAAAGAGAAAAAACAAGAAAAACAAGAAAAACAGGAACCGGTTGCTGCTGAACCCAAAGCAATTGTTATTCCCGAACGGATGACGGTTCAGGAATTTGCTAAAATTATGGGTAAATCGGCGGCGGAAGTAATTAAGAAGTTGATGAGTTATGGCATTTTAGCAACAATAAACCAGGAAATTGATGCCGATACCGCCACGATTATTGCCACCGACTTTGGCTATGAAGTAACGGTGGAAAAGGAAGAAAAAGAAGACATCTGGCTTCTTGAAGAAACTCCCGATGATCCGGAAAGCCTGGAACCAAGACCGCCCATTGTAACGGTAATGGGCCATGTTGACCACGGTAAAACATCGCTTTTAGATGCAATCCGCCAAACCAATGTTACCGCCACCGAAGCGGGGGGAATAACCCAGCATATCGGGGCGTATCAGGTAGAACATAACGGCCGGAAGATTACCTTTATCGATACCCCTGGTCATGAGGCTTTTACCGCAATGCGCGCCCGGGGTGCCCAGGTGACCGATATAGCGATTTTGGTGGTGGCTGCCGATGACGGGGTCATGCCGCAAACGGTGGAAGCTATAAACCATGCTAAAGCGGCAGGGGTACCAATTATCGTTGCAGTAAATAAAATTGATAAACCCAATGCCCAGCCGGACCGGGTTAAACAACAGTTAACCGAATATGGCCTGATTCCCGAAGCCTGGGGTGGCGATACGGTTTTTGTGGAAGTTTCGGCCTTAAAGAAAATCGGGATTGAAGAACTTTTGGAAATGATCTTATTGGTGGCGGATCTTAAAGAACTCAAGGCTAATCCCAATAAACCCGCCCGGGGTACGGTAATTGAAGCCAAGTTAGATAAAGGGCGGGGACCGGTTGCGACGGTTTTGGTTCAATCCGGAACTTTAAATGTGGGAGATGTGGTGGTTGTTGGTTTAACCTACGGTCGGGTACGGGCGTTAATGGACGATAAAGGCCGGAGGGTCAAAAAAGCAACTCCTTCAATGCCGGTAGAGGTTCTGGGTTTAAACGATGTGCCCAGTGCCGGAGATATTTTGGTGGTAGTTGACGATGAAAAGACCGCAAGGACCTTAGCCGAGAAGCGGCAGGAGCAAAAGCGGGAAGAAGAATTAAGAGCCAGCAGCAAAGTTTCTTTGGAAGATTTATTTAAACATATTCAGGAAGGAAAAATTAAAGAATTAAATATCGTCTTAAAAGCGGATGTGCACGGTTCGGTGGAAGCCATTAAACAGTCCCTTTCCCGTCTTTCCACCGAGGAAGTTAAAGTTAACGTCATTCACTCGGGTGTAGGCGCTATAACCGAAACGGATATCATGTTAGCCTCGGCTTCCAACGCCATTGTTATTGGCTTTAACGTTCGTCCCGATAGCAATGCCCGGAAATTAGCCGAAACGGAAAAGATCGATGTGCGGGTTTACCGGATTATCTACGAGCTTTTAGATGACATTAAAGCTGCTATGGCTGGTCTATTGGAACCCGAACAAAAAGAAGTGGTGCTGGGACGGGCTGAGGTGCGGAAAACGTTTAAAGCATCGAAAGTTGGGACGATTGCCGGATTATATGTACTGGAAGGTAAAATTACCCGTTCGGCAAAAGTGCGGGTAATACGGGATGGAATCGTTATTCATGAAGGAAACGTGGAATCTTTAAAGCGGTTTAAAGATGATGTGCGGGAAGTAGCCCAGGGATATGAATGCGGTTTGACTATTGAAAAGTTTAATGATATTCGTGAAGGAGACATTATCGAGGCTTTTACCATAGAAGAGGTTAAAAGAACACTGGAATAA
- a CDS encoding MgtC/SapB family protein produces MSELEIVIRLILASILGGLIGLERESLGKSAGFRTHILVCVGSALIMLLSEQIYFDFYGKANADPARLAAQVVSGIGFLGAGTILREGLTIRGLTTAASLWVVSGVGLAVGMGFYFGAVIATGIVYIALLYLGKVEKYLEIYRSGETVTVLVEDTPGQLAKVSEAFGRYGLNIDNVEIIKKKNQKVQIVIMLSRPDKNRVYKAIEEIANLPGVIQVQKE; encoded by the coding sequence ATGAGCGAGCTTGAGATTGTTATCCGGTTGATCCTGGCAAGTATTTTAGGGGGCTTAATAGGACTTGAGCGGGAAAGTCTCGGTAAATCCGCAGGCTTTCGCACTCATATTTTGGTTTGCGTAGGTTCGGCTCTAATCATGCTGCTCTCCGAACAAATTTATTTTGACTTTTACGGTAAGGCCAATGCTGACCCGGCCCGTTTAGCTGCTCAGGTGGTAAGTGGGATTGGTTTCCTGGGCGCCGGGACTATATTACGGGAGGGTCTAACAATTCGCGGTCTTACCACCGCTGCGAGCCTCTGGGTGGTTAGCGGCGTTGGTCTGGCGGTGGGCATGGGCTTTTATTTTGGAGCAGTTATTGCCACCGGCATAGTTTACATTGCCTTATTGTACTTAGGTAAGGTGGAAAAATATTTAGAAATTTACCGTAGCGGTGAAACGGTTACTGTTCTTGTGGAGGATACTCCGGGACAACTGGCCAAAGTATCCGAAGCTTTTGGCCGTTACGGACTTAATATTGATAATGTGGAGATTATTAAAAAGAAGAACCAAAAAGTACAAATTGTCATAATGCTTTCGCGACCGGATAAAAACCGGGTTTATAAGGCTATAGAGGAAATAGCCAATCTTCCGGGAGTAATTCAGGTGCAAAAGGAGTAA
- the rnpM gene encoding RNase P modulator RnpM, whose protein sequence is MAKQKKIPMRMCLGCQEMKPKKELIRVVRTPEGEVLIDKTGKKAGRGAYICPSLSCFEKAKKGKKFEKALNHPVSPEIIEKLQQELTESEQS, encoded by the coding sequence ATGGCCAAACAGAAAAAAATCCCGATGAGGATGTGCCTTGGATGTCAGGAGATGAAACCCAAGAAAGAGCTCATTCGGGTAGTTAGAACTCCCGAAGGGGAAGTATTAATTGATAAAACCGGAAAAAAGGCGGGCCGTGGCGCTTACATCTGCCCATCCCTTAGTTGCTTTGAAAAAGCTAAAAAGGGTAAAAAGTTTGAAAAAGCTCTAAATCATCCGGTTTCTCCCGAAATAATCGAAAAATTACAACAGGAGTTAACGGAAAGTGAACAAAGTTGA
- the rimP gene encoding ribosome maturation factor RimP, producing the protein MGRNKGIEQKVWPLAERVGGELNLEVVDVEFVKEAGRYFLRIYIDKDEGVDLDDCQNFSERIGVILDEEDPIPQSYYLEVSSPGIERPLKKLADFEKFAGREAQIKTFAAIEGQKQFKGKLLGVRDGQVVIDAGKGEVQIPLEQIAKANLTFDF; encoded by the coding sequence ATGGGCCGGAATAAAGGAATTGAACAAAAAGTTTGGCCCCTTGCCGAAAGGGTTGGGGGAGAGCTTAACTTAGAAGTGGTTGATGTCGAGTTTGTAAAAGAAGCGGGCAGGTATTTTTTAAGAATTTACATAGATAAAGATGAAGGTGTAGACTTGGATGACTGTCAAAATTTTTCCGAAAGAATAGGTGTTATTTTAGATGAAGAGGACCCAATTCCCCAGTCGTACTACCTGGAAGTGTCTTCACCGGGGATTGAACGCCCCCTGAAAAAATTAGCGGATTTTGAAAAGTTCGCTGGTAGAGAAGCTCAAATTAAAACTTTTGCCGCAATTGAGGGACAGAAGCAGTTTAAAGGAAAACTTCTTGGGGTTCGAGATGGCCAGGTGGTTATCGATGCCGGTAAAGGAGAGGTACAAATTCCTTTAGAACAAATTGCCAAAGCTAACCTTACCTTTGATTTTTAG
- a CDS encoding PolC-type DNA polymerase III yields the protein MDKIKSILESLGQKAFLDKVQVDPRNQKWELYFKAPHYISLKEFDGLKAAILEELPDLNVSIDLAVENFRDTDIELLLEDINYLLVQKLPRLRGELREAGLTFDGENIIFETANEIVFDTIKRKKVVETITKFLAKVAPDYKFIAKFKEEANEVLDWQLEMEEELVQKLWEEKVAEREGQENKEEVPVKLSIGKEIKETPCKIANLTEEEKNVVVSGVIFDLEVKKLKTERILITFNLTDQTDAISAKLFLKKGEEEKASLIKDGMYVKVRGEVQFDRFADELVLFINDLEEIEKPAGRMDLAETKRIELHLHSKMSAMDSVVDLEKLFQTLKSWGHEAVAITDHGVVQAFPEAAELSAKYGIKVIYGLEGYLVDDGLPVVFNPEPLSLKETPIVAFDFETSGLSSQRDEIIEIGAVKIFDGEIKETFSVLIRPQKPISAKISELTGITNDLLEKEGLDFGEAIEKFLRFCDGSILLAHNAAFDYGFLRQALKRLGHERKFSVVDNLALVRILFPELKNHKLKTITEHLEVSLNNHHRALADSYALAEVFLKLLPRLFERGLYSLDDLAKINYNYINDRSKTYHVSILVKNQEGLYNLYRLITLSHLKYFHRHPRIPKSELMRYREGLLIGTACEAGELFTALLENQPESRILEIARFYDYFEIMPKGNNAFLLRNQRLKSEQELEELNRKIIALGEKLNKPVVATGDVHFLEPEDEIYRRILQKGQGYDDAELQPPIYLKTTEEMLKEFAYLGQEKAYEVVVDNPRKIAEQIEEIKPIPDEFYPPIIEGADRQIYEMTYQRAHELYGDPLPEIVEKRLKRELDAIINNGFAVLYLIAHKLVKKSLDDGYLVGSRGSVGSSLVATMTMITEVNPLPPHYLCPNCRYSEFITDGSYGCGADMPDKNCPRCGTLLKKEGHDIPFETFMGFEGDKVPDIDLNFSGEYQPRAHKYTEELFGKDYVFRAGTIATVADKTAFGFVKKYFEETGRPARQAWINWLTNGIVGVKRTTGQHPGGLMVVPKNNDVHRFTPLQYPADDKSAGVVTTHFDYHSISSRLVKLDILGHDDPTVLKMLEDLTGIDPRTIRLDDRKTLGIFSSTEPLGVTPEQIRTTVGTYGIPEFGTRFVRQMLEDTRPKSFTELVRISGFSHGTDVWLNNAQDLIRAGICKLSDAISTRDDIMIYLLQKGVPPKKAFKIMENVRKGKGISEEEIAVMKEHGVPDWFIGSCQKIKYLFPKAHAVAYVMMAFRIAYFKVYYPEAFYATYFTVRADDFDLPVILAGPEKIWKTLDELEQRGGNLTAKEKGLVTVLEVALEMLARGIKMLPVDLEKSDATRFLITPEGILPPFVALPGIGEAAAINIVKAREEGMFVSIEDLKTRGKATKAVIEVLDAHGCLKGLAPTSQLVLFA from the coding sequence ATGGACAAAATTAAGTCTATCCTGGAAAGCTTGGGGCAAAAAGCGTTTTTGGATAAAGTTCAGGTGGACCCCCGAAATCAAAAATGGGAGCTTTATTTTAAAGCTCCCCATTATATTTCTTTAAAAGAATTTGATGGCTTAAAGGCAGCAATCTTGGAAGAACTTCCGGATTTAAACGTAAGTATTGATTTAGCGGTGGAGAATTTTCGCGATACGGACATCGAGCTTCTCTTAGAAGATATTAACTATTTACTGGTGCAAAAATTACCGCGTTTACGGGGTGAACTCAGGGAAGCGGGTTTAACCTTTGATGGTGAAAACATTATTTTTGAAACCGCCAATGAAATAGTGTTTGATACTATTAAACGGAAAAAAGTTGTGGAAACAATTACGAAATTTCTGGCTAAAGTCGCTCCGGATTATAAGTTTATTGCTAAATTTAAAGAAGAAGCAAATGAAGTACTGGACTGGCAGTTAGAAATGGAAGAAGAATTGGTGCAAAAGCTTTGGGAAGAAAAAGTGGCGGAAAGAGAAGGGCAGGAAAATAAAGAGGAGGTTCCGGTTAAACTTTCCATAGGAAAGGAAATTAAGGAAACTCCCTGTAAAATTGCCAACCTCACCGAAGAGGAAAAAAATGTGGTGGTCAGTGGAGTTATCTTTGATTTGGAAGTGAAAAAGCTTAAGACGGAAAGGATATTAATTACTTTTAACCTAACGGACCAAACGGATGCCATTTCGGCCAAACTGTTTTTGAAAAAAGGGGAGGAAGAAAAAGCTTCTTTAATCAAAGATGGCATGTACGTAAAGGTCAGGGGCGAAGTGCAGTTTGACCGTTTTGCCGATGAACTGGTGTTATTTATAAATGATTTAGAGGAAATAGAAAAACCTGCGGGCCGGATGGATTTGGCTGAAACCAAGAGAATTGAACTCCATTTACACAGTAAGATGAGCGCAATGGATAGCGTAGTGGATTTAGAAAAGCTTTTCCAAACTTTGAAGAGCTGGGGGCATGAGGCGGTAGCTATTACCGACCACGGTGTTGTTCAGGCTTTTCCTGAAGCAGCGGAACTTTCGGCAAAATACGGGATTAAAGTTATCTACGGACTTGAAGGGTATCTGGTGGATGATGGACTGCCGGTAGTTTTTAATCCCGAACCTTTATCGTTAAAGGAAACACCAATAGTAGCTTTTGACTTTGAAACCTCCGGTCTATCTTCGCAAAGAGATGAAATTATTGAAATTGGAGCGGTTAAAATCTTTGACGGAGAGATAAAGGAGACTTTTTCCGTACTGATTCGCCCGCAAAAACCTATTTCTGCTAAAATTTCCGAACTTACCGGTATTACTAACGACCTTTTAGAAAAGGAAGGGCTGGATTTTGGTGAGGCCATAGAAAAATTCCTGCGTTTTTGCGATGGCAGCATCCTGCTGGCCCATAATGCTGCTTTTGATTACGGGTTTTTACGACAAGCTTTAAAGAGATTGGGACATGAACGAAAATTTTCGGTGGTGGATAATTTGGCTCTGGTCAGGATTCTGTTTCCGGAGTTGAAAAATCACAAGTTAAAAACCATAACCGAACACCTGGAAGTTTCCCTTAATAACCACCACCGGGCTCTTGCGGACAGCTATGCTTTAGCGGAAGTCTTTTTAAAGCTACTGCCCAGGCTTTTTGAACGGGGACTTTATAGCTTGGATGACCTGGCCAAAATAAACTACAACTACATTAACGACCGGTCTAAAACCTATCACGTTTCGATTTTAGTGAAAAATCAGGAAGGACTTTACAATCTTTACCGTTTAATAACCTTATCCCATTTAAAATATTTCCACCGCCACCCCCGCATCCCCAAAAGTGAGCTGATGCGCTACCGGGAAGGCTTACTGATAGGTACTGCCTGCGAGGCAGGGGAGCTTTTTACCGCTTTACTGGAAAATCAGCCGGAGAGCCGTATTTTAGAAATTGCCCGGTTTTACGATTATTTTGAAATAATGCCTAAAGGAAATAATGCCTTTTTATTGAGAAACCAGCGTTTAAAGAGCGAACAGGAATTGGAAGAGTTGAACCGGAAAATCATTGCTTTGGGAGAAAAATTAAATAAACCGGTGGTGGCTACCGGCGATGTTCATTTTTTAGAGCCGGAAGATGAAATTTACCGCCGGATTCTCCAAAAAGGGCAGGGGTATGACGATGCCGAACTGCAGCCGCCCATTTACCTTAAAACTACCGAAGAAATGTTAAAAGAATTTGCTTATTTAGGCCAGGAAAAAGCCTATGAAGTGGTAGTGGACAACCCGCGCAAAATTGCCGAACAAATTGAAGAGATTAAACCAATTCCCGATGAGTTTTACCCGCCGATAATTGAAGGGGCGGACCGGCAGATTTACGAAATGACTTACCAGAGAGCTCATGAGTTATACGGAGATCCGCTTCCGGAAATAGTGGAAAAAAGATTAAAGCGGGAGCTTGATGCTATTATTAATAACGGGTTTGCCGTATTGTATTTAATAGCCCATAAGTTGGTAAAAAAATCTTTGGATGATGGTTATCTTGTAGGTTCGCGGGGTTCGGTAGGTTCCTCGCTGGTTGCAACGATGACGATGATTACCGAGGTTAACCCTCTACCCCCCCATTACCTTTGTCCTAATTGTCGCTACAGCGAGTTTATTACCGATGGCAGTTACGGCTGCGGTGCCGATATGCCCGACAAAAATTGTCCGCGCTGTGGTACTCTTCTCAAAAAAGAGGGTCATGATATTCCCTTTGAAACCTTTATGGGTTTTGAAGGGGACAAAGTTCCGGATATTGATTTAAACTTTTCCGGGGAATACCAGCCTCGAGCTCACAAGTATACCGAAGAACTATTTGGCAAGGATTACGTTTTCCGGGCGGGAACTATTGCTACCGTTGCCGATAAGACAGCCTTTGGTTTTGTTAAAAAATATTTTGAGGAGACCGGAAGGCCGGCCCGTCAGGCCTGGATAAACTGGCTAACGAACGGGATTGTCGGAGTCAAGAGAACCACCGGTCAACATCCGGGCGGTCTTATGGTTGTCCCGAAAAATAACGATGTTCACCGGTTTACTCCTCTCCAGTATCCGGCGGATGATAAAAGTGCGGGAGTGGTTACCACTCATTTTGATTATCATTCAATTTCGAGCCGTTTGGTTAAGCTTGACATCCTGGGCCACGACGACCCGACCGTTCTTAAGATGTTGGAAGATTTAACGGGAATTGATCCCCGAACTATCCGGTTAGATGACCGGAAAACTTTAGGTATCTTTTCTTCCACCGAACCCTTAGGGGTAACTCCCGAACAAATCCGCACTACTGTAGGTACCTACGGAATTCCGGAATTTGGAACCCGTTTTGTGCGGCAGATGCTTGAAGATACCCGACCCAAGAGCTTTACCGAACTGGTGCGGATTTCCGGCTTTTCCCATGGAACGGACGTGTGGCTGAATAATGCTCAGGATTTAATTCGAGCCGGAATATGTAAATTATCCGATGCAATTTCTACCCGGGACGACATTATGATTTACCTCCTGCAAAAAGGGGTTCCTCCCAAAAAAGCTTTTAAAATCATGGAAAATGTCCGCAAAGGAAAAGGAATTTCCGAGGAAGAAATAGCGGTAATGAAAGAACATGGAGTTCCCGACTGGTTTATTGGAAGCTGCCAGAAAATAAAATACCTTTTCCCCAAAGCCCATGCGGTAGCTTACGTGATGATGGCTTTTAGAATTGCCTACTTTAAGGTTTACTACCCGGAAGCTTTTTATGCTACGTATTTTACCGTAAGGGCTGATGATTTTGACCTGCCCGTTATTTTGGCTGGTCCAGAAAAAATTTGGAAAACTCTTGATGAGCTGGAACAACGGGGGGGAAATTTAACGGCAAAGGAAAAAGGTCTCGTTACGGTGTTAGAAGTTGCCCTGGAAATGCTGGCCCGGGGAATAAAAATGCTGCCGGTAGACCTGGAAAAATCCGATGCAACCCGCTTTTTAATAACCCCGGAGGGTATCTTGCCTCCTTTTGTGGCTTTACCCGGAATAGGGGAAGCAGCGGCGATAAATATTGTAAAGGCCCGGGAGGAAGGAATGTTTGTATCCATTGAAGATTTAAAAACCCGGGGAAAAGCCACTAAAGCGGTAATTGAAGTTTTGGATGCCCACGGCTGCTTAAAAGGCTTAGCACCGACTTCCCAGTTAGTACTTTTTGCTTAA
- a CDS encoding glycosyltransferase family 2 protein codes for MTVEVLIPAYNEEKNIGRVIASLKKLSLIDKIIVIDDGSRDKTAVIARQLKAHVISLGENRGKGAALLEGFKSSRGDIIVFLDADLVNLTSRHVINLLLPVIKEEAVMTVGIFNQGRFATDFAQKITPFLSGQRAFQRWFLEEFFAENDDIEQLRYGIEVSLTLYARKRGIKVIEVPLPHLTHVMKEEKLGLIPGMVARAKMYRDIVFSFGSKIKL; via the coding sequence TTGACCGTTGAGGTGTTGATTCCAGCGTATAACGAGGAAAAAAATATCGGGCGGGTGATTGCAAGTTTAAAAAAGCTTTCGCTCATTGATAAAATTATTGTTATCGATGATGGCTCAAGGGACAAAACAGCGGTTATTGCCCGCCAGTTAAAAGCTCATGTTATTTCTCTCGGGGAAAATCGGGGAAAAGGTGCAGCGCTTTTAGAAGGTTTTAAAAGTTCTCGCGGTGATATTATTGTTTTTTTGGACGCCGATTTAGTTAATTTAACTTCAAGGCACGTAATTAACCTTTTGCTACCGGTAATAAAGGAAGAAGCAGTTATGACGGTAGGTATTTTTAATCAGGGCCGTTTTGCTACCGATTTTGCCCAGAAAATTACTCCCTTTCTTTCGGGTCAAAGAGCTTTTCAAAGGTGGTTTTTAGAAGAGTTTTTTGCGGAAAATGACGACATCGAACAGCTTCGCTACGGTATTGAGGTAAGTCTTACCTTATATGCCAGGAAGAGGGGTATAAAAGTAATTGAAGTACCGTTACCCCATTTAACCCATGTGATGAAGGAAGAAAAGTTAGGGCTAATTCCTGGAATGGTAGCAAGAGCTAAGATGTACCGGGACATAGTTTTTAGCTTTGGCAGTAAAATTAAACTTTAA
- a CDS encoding L7Ae/L30e/S12e/Gadd45 family ribosomal protein: MNKVEGILGLAYKAKKLLVGETEVLLGFKRGKIEGVILAVNTSEKQKKKIEFLAKEQGTLVVNWGTKEEIGRILNRRPTGILGFQDRGFWQKFLKEIGNDQGVN, translated from the coding sequence GTGAACAAAGTTGAAGGTATTTTAGGTTTAGCTTATAAAGCAAAAAAACTTCTTGTGGGAGAAACGGAGGTTTTATTAGGGTTTAAAAGGGGTAAAATTGAGGGAGTTATTTTAGCGGTAAATACTTCGGAAAAACAAAAGAAGAAAATAGAATTTCTGGCAAAGGAGCAGGGAACTTTGGTGGTTAACTGGGGCACTAAAGAGGAAATAGGCAGGATTTTAAACCGCCGTCCCACGGGAATATTAGGCTTTCAAGACAGGGGATTTTGGCAGAAATTTTTAAAAGAAATTGGTAATGACCAGGGGGTGAATTAA
- the nusA gene encoding transcription termination factor NusA: protein MNTEFLQAVQEIEKQKGIPAEVLLEATEQALLSAYKKNYGINQNARVHIDRVTGEVKVYALKTVVEEVKDPRLEISLEEAREKDPRLNLGDVLEIEVTPRNFGRIAAQNAKQVVIQRIREAERNQIYEEFSSREGDIITGIIRRVDQKNVYVDLGKTEAILPPQEQIPGENYKFGDRIKAYLVEVKKTSKGPNIILSRTHPGLLKRLLELEIPELYDGTVELKSIAREAGSRSKIAVYSKDENVDPIGACVGNKGLRIKNIVEELNGEKIDVVKWSPDPAKFIANALSPAKVTSVEVFEDEKVARVVVPDYQLSLAIGKEGQNARLAAKLTGWKIDIKSESQVGGI from the coding sequence ATGAATACAGAATTTTTACAGGCAGTGCAGGAAATTGAGAAGCAAAAGGGGATTCCGGCGGAAGTACTGTTAGAAGCAACGGAACAGGCGTTATTGTCCGCTTATAAGAAAAATTATGGGATTAACCAGAATGCCCGGGTGCATATTGACCGGGTTACCGGAGAAGTAAAAGTTTACGCTTTAAAGACCGTGGTGGAAGAAGTTAAAGACCCCCGGTTGGAGATAAGTTTAGAAGAAGCCCGGGAAAAAGACCCAAGACTAAATCTTGGCGATGTCCTGGAAATTGAGGTAACTCCGCGAAATTTTGGCCGGATAGCAGCGCAAAATGCCAAGCAGGTGGTTATCCAGAGAATCAGGGAAGCAGAAAGAAATCAAATTTACGAAGAGTTTTCCAGCCGTGAGGGGGATATTATAACCGGAATTATCCGCAGAGTTGACCAAAAAAATGTTTATGTCGACCTTGGCAAAACCGAGGCAATTCTTCCACCGCAGGAACAAATTCCCGGTGAAAACTATAAATTTGGTGATAGGATAAAAGCTTACCTGGTTGAAGTGAAGAAAACCAGCAAGGGACCAAACATAATTTTATCGAGAACGCATCCCGGCCTTTTAAAAAGGCTTTTAGAACTGGAAATACCCGAACTTTATGACGGAACGGTAGAACTTAAGAGTATTGCCCGGGAAGCGGGTTCCCGTTCGAAAATCGCTGTATACAGTAAAGATGAAAATGTAGACCCGATTGGAGCCTGTGTCGGAAACAAAGGGCTTAGAATAAAAAATATTGTCGAAGAATTAAATGGCGAAAAAATTGATGTAGTGAAGTGGAGCCCTGATCCGGCAAAATTTATTGCCAATGCTTTAAGTCCAGCAAAGGTTACCAGTGTGGAGGTTTTCGAGGATGAAAAAGTTGCCCGGGTAGTTGTACCCGATTACCAGCTTTCCTTAGCAATTGGCAAGGAAGGACAAAATGCCAGACTTGCGGCTAAGCTCACCGGTTGGAAAATAGATATCAAGAGCGAATCGCAGGTTGGGGGGATTTAA